TTCACATGATCTCCAATTTCAATAAGGTAGGGCTCGGTTCCAAAATAAATTTTGTCCGGCATATTGAAACTTTTACCCACCTTCATACCACGGAATTTTGCTGCTTCAAGGCTGGCCTTGTTCAGAAATGCATGGTAGGCGGAATGTATTTTTAATACTATTCTGAATATGAGGATCATTATTGTAAATTTGTTTTTTACTTTTGCAAAGAAAAAGAATTTATTTAATATGATAAAAGTTTCCAAAATAGAATATTATTTGCCGGAGCTGGTTCTTACCAATGAGGATTTGGAAAAAGAGTTCCCTGAATGGAGTTCCGAAAGGATCCATGAAAAAATAGGCATCAGGCAGCGCCATATTTCCTCAGACAATGAGACGGTATTAGAGCTTGCCGTAAAGTCTTCTGAAAAGCTTTTTGAGGGCTATGACAGGAACAAAGTAGACTTTATTCTTTTCTGTACTCAAAGTCCGGATTATTTCCTTCCCACTACAGCATGTCTTCTTCAGGACAGACTTGGCCTCAGAAAAAATATCGGAGCGATGGATTTCAATCTCGGATGTTCCGGTTTTGTATACGGAATGGCTTTTGCTAAAGGATTAATAGCCGCAGGAATTGCAGAAAGTATTCTGTTGATCACTGCGGAGACCTATACAAAGCATATTAACCCGAAGGATAAGGCCAACCGTAGTATTTTCGGAGATGCTTCGGCATCAATC
This region of Chryseobacterium vaccae genomic DNA includes:
- a CDS encoding ketoacyl-ACP synthase III; amino-acid sequence: MIKVSKIEYYLPELVLTNEDLEKEFPEWSSERIHEKIGIRQRHISSDNETVLELAVKSSEKLFEGYDRNKVDFILFCTQSPDYFLPTTACLLQDRLGLRKNIGAMDFNLGCSGFVYGMAFAKGLIAAGIAESILLITAETYTKHINPKDKANRSIFGDASASIIIEKDADAKDYKFCLGTDGSGAENLIVKKGAFRTDFKLNPENEFDPENLYMNGPEIFNFTIENIPGLVKETLETNGLTMDDIDHFVFHQANSFMLNYLRKKTKIPAEKFYIDMENTGNTVSATIPIALKDMMNKGTLKEGDRVLMAGFGVGYSWGATIIEI